A window from Plectropomus leopardus isolate mb chromosome 21, YSFRI_Pleo_2.0, whole genome shotgun sequence encodes these proteins:
- the LOC121960672 gene encoding LOW QUALITY PROTEIN: suppressor of cytokine signaling 6 (The sequence of the model RefSeq protein was modified relative to this genomic sequence to represent the inferred CDS: inserted 2 bases in 1 codon) codes for MTCFVQPDGRTLWIVLSSGYQESXNPCPHIGGPVRMKKISLKTIRKSLSIKGKEEGDFVMLQQPSVTTEFSKEESLFGGCYTKELSGCDLGGEEDKGGQNKGRSKSESLMGSLKRRLSAKQKAKVKGSSSAIGSVDDDDTFSSSSVPISFNEVKAQRPLRSASLRSHHYSPSPWPLRSVNSDEACIKMEVKVKAMVHSPSPSPNLNGVRKEFHDFQMEGLFQDQAESLKNLQQPQNGELHLNIDDNDVPVVLGLTPQDYIQYTMPLDEGMYPEGSHSFCLDSSSPMEVVTEADSRSLHADQGQEEHELVSGMPPDLFMETSVNSLLIGSAGVMLQSSRVEVPPPLSPLLPPMMSNGHIPRTFSGFSSTDSQVAERVRHHLNFDPNSAPGVSRVYDSVQSSGPMVVTSLTEELKKLARQGWYWGPITRWEAEEKLVNLADGSFLVRDSSDDRYLLSLSFRSQGKTLHTRIEHSNGRFSFYEQPDVEGHTSIVDLIEHSIKDSENGAFCYSRSRLPGSATYPVRLTNPVSRFMQVRSLQYLCRFVIRQYTRIDLIQKLPLPNKMKDYLQEKHY; via the exons ATGACTTGTTTCGTGCAGCCTGATGGGAGGACACTGTGGATAGTACTTTCATCAGGATACCAGGAGAG CAACCCATGCCCCCACATTGGAGGGCCTGTCAGAATGAAGAAGATAAGCCTTAAGACCATCCGCAAGTCCCTCAGCATAAAGGGCAAAGAGGAGGGTGACTTTGTCATGCTCCAGCAGCCCTCGGTGACTACAGAGTTTTCTAAGGAAGAGTCACTTTTTGGGGGCTGCTACACCAAAGAGCTCTCTGGCTGTGACCTTGGTGGTGAGGAGGACAAAGGAGGCCAGAATAAGGGCCGCTCAAAGAGCGAGAGCCTGATGGGATCGCTAAAGAGGAGACTGTCTGCCAAGCAGAAGGCGAAAGTGAAAGGCAGCTCCTCTGCCATCGGCTCTGTGGATGATGATGACACCTTCTCATCCTCGTCTGTGCCCATCAGCTTCAATGAGGTGAAAGCCCAGAGACCCCTCAGATCTGCATCCCTGCGGAGTCACCATTATAGCCCCTCGCCATGGCCTCTGCGGTCAGTAAACTCTGACGAGGCGTGTATCAAGATGGAGGTAAAAGTTAAGGCCATGGTTCACTCTCCCAGCCCTAGTCCAAACTTAAACGGCGTCCGGAAAGAATTTCATGATTTCCAAATGGAAGGGCTCTTTCAGGACCAAGCAGAATCCTTAAAGAATCTCCAGCAGCCACAAAACGGGGAGCTGCATCTAAATATTGATGACAATGACGTGCCTGTGGTGCTGGGGTTGACTCCCCAGGACTACATCCAGTACACAATGCCTTTAGATGAGGGAATGTACCCAGAAGGGTCCCACTCCTTCTGCCTGGACAGCTCCTCTCCCATGGAGGTGGTGACTGAAGCAGACAGTCGGTCCCTCCACGCAGACCAGGGTCAGGAGGAACATGAACTGGTTAGTGGGATGCCTCCGGATCTCTTCATGGAAACCTCAGTTAATAGTCTTCTTATCGGTTCCGCTGGTGTGATGCTCCAAAGCTCTCGAGTAGAGGTCCCACCTCCACTCTCTCCACTCCTGCCGCCCATGATGAGTAACGGACATATTCCAAGGACTTTTTCAGGGTTCAGCTCAACGGACAGCCAGGTAGCTGAGAGGGTAAGACACCACCTCAACTTTGACCCGAATTCTGCTCCCGGGGTCAGTCGGGTGTACGACTCAGTCCAGAGCAGCGGGCCCATGGTTGTCACCAGTCTGACAGAGGAGCTGAAGAAGCTGGCGAGGCAGGGCTGGTACTGGGGCCCCATCACACGCTGGGAGGCCGAGGAAAAGCTGGTCAATTTAGCCGATGGCTCATTCCTGGTGAGAGACAGCTCGGACGACAGGTACCTGCTCAGCCTGAGTTTCAGGTCACAGGGCAAAACTCTCCACACTCGCATCGAACACTCCAATGGACGCTTCAGCTTCTATGAGCAGCCTGATGTGGAGGGACACACGTCCATCGTTGACTTAATTGAACACTCTATCAAAGACTCTGAGAATGGAGCTTTTTGCTATTCCAGGTCTCGCTTACCAGGGTCTGCAACCTACCCCGTCAGACTAACCAACCCAGTATCTCGGTTTATGCAAGTGCGCTCCCTGCAGTATCTTTGTCGCTTTGTCATCAGACAATACACAAGGATAGACCTGATCCAGAAACTGCCCTTACCTAACAAGATGAAAGATTATCTGCAGGAGAAGCACTACTGA